From the genome of Bacteroides sp. MSB163, one region includes:
- a CDS encoding efflux RND transporter periplasmic adaptor subunit codes for MKKILFMGVMGLFLLGSCNSKSGDGHEGHNHETEKHEHEGCDHDHESEDHNHEGDEHNHDGHSHDEQAAGHSDEIILPTAKAQAAGVKSNVVEPGIFHQVIKTSGQVMAAQGDESVAVATVAGVVSFRGKIIEGMSVSKGTPLVTLSSKNMADGDPVERARIAYEVSKKEYERMKALVGNKIVSEKDFAQAEQAYENARISYEAVAKNSSASGQAVVSPISGYVKSLLVKEGDYVAVGQPLVSITQNRKLFLRADVSEKYYQYLRTIGSANFCTPYNNKVYTLKDLDGRLLSYGKASGSDGGYYVPVTFEFDNKGDIIPGSFVEIFLLSSPIENVISLPHSALTEEQGSFFVYLQLDKEGYKKQLVTLGADNGESVQILSGVKAGDRVVTEGAYQVKLASATNAIPAHSHEH; via the coding sequence ATGAAAAAAATTCTTTTTATGGGAGTCATGGGATTATTCCTGTTAGGCTCTTGCAATAGTAAATCCGGCGATGGACACGAAGGTCATAATCATGAAACAGAAAAACATGAGCACGAAGGTTGTGACCATGATCATGAAAGCGAAGACCACAATCACGAAGGTGACGAACATAACCACGATGGACATAGCCACGATGAACAAGCAGCCGGACATAGTGACGAAATCATTCTGCCTACCGCCAAAGCACAGGCTGCCGGAGTAAAATCCAATGTTGTAGAACCGGGGATTTTCCATCAGGTTATAAAAACCAGCGGTCAAGTAATGGCAGCACAAGGAGATGAGAGCGTGGCTGTAGCAACCGTAGCTGGTGTAGTATCTTTCCGTGGAAAGATAATCGAAGGTATGAGTGTCAGTAAAGGTACGCCACTGGTGACATTATCTTCCAAGAACATGGCGGATGGTGACCCCGTAGAACGGGCACGTATCGCTTATGAAGTTTCCAAGAAAGAATATGAGCGCATGAAAGCCCTCGTAGGAAATAAGATTGTTTCTGAAAAAGATTTCGCTCAGGCGGAACAAGCATACGAAAATGCACGTATCAGCTACGAAGCCGTAGCTAAAAATAGTTCAGCAAGCGGACAAGCTGTAGTTTCCCCTATCAGCGGATATGTAAAAAGCCTGTTAGTGAAAGAAGGCGACTATGTAGCCGTAGGGCAACCGTTAGTCAGCATTACGCAAAACCGCAAATTGTTCCTGCGTGCTGATGTGTCTGAGAAATATTACCAGTATCTGCGTACTATTGGTTCTGCTAATTTCTGCACTCCTTATAATAATAAGGTATATACATTGAAAGACTTAGACGGGCGTCTTCTCTCTTATGGCAAGGCTTCCGGTAGTGATGGTGGATATTATGTACCTGTAACCTTTGAGTTCGACAACAAAGGTGATATTATCCCCGGTTCGTTTGTAGAAATCTTCTTATTGTCTTCCCCTATAGAAAACGTAATATCCCTGCCCCATTCAGCATTGACTGAAGAGCAAGGCAGTTTCTTTGTCTACCTGCAACTGGATAAAGAAGGATATAAGAAACAACTCGTAACTCTCGGAGCCGATAACGGTGAAAGCGTACAGATTCTCTCAGGTGTAAAAGCTGGAGACCGCGTGGTTACCGAAGGGGCTTATCAAGTGAAACTGGCAAGCGCTACGAATGCGATACCGGCACACAGTCACGAACACTAA